In one window of Candidatus Falkowbacteria bacterium DNA:
- a CDS encoding ATP-binding protein, whose product MSSKIFSTAVVGLDAEIVEVEAEMGGGQMGTFSVVGLPDIAVSESRERVRSAVKNSGLDFPRIKTTVNLAPADLRKQGPSYDLPIAISVLIAAGRINPVLSFNKFIFIGELALSGEVRAVSGVLSATICAQKKSFTKIFVPKVNAAEAALVPGIEVKPVETLREVINYLIGKDDISSFVASELILKNDIIPFDFSEVRGQEHVKRALEIAAAGAHNVFRLWTTTPSI is encoded by the coding sequence ATGAGCTCAAAAATATTTTCAACCGCTGTTGTCGGCTTAGACGCCGAAATAGTTGAAGTTGAAGCCGAGATGGGCGGCGGTCAAATGGGAACTTTTTCTGTTGTTGGCTTGCCAGACATCGCGGTAAGCGAATCCAGAGAAAGAGTTCGCAGTGCTGTTAAAAATTCTGGCCTAGATTTCCCGCGCATTAAGACAACGGTTAATTTAGCGCCAGCTGATTTAAGAAAACAAGGACCAAGTTATGATTTACCAATTGCCATTAGTGTTTTAATTGCGGCCGGTAGAATAAATCCAGTTTTGTCTTTTAATAAATTTATTTTTATTGGTGAACTAGCCTTGTCTGGCGAAGTGCGAGCGGTTAGTGGTGTTTTGTCTGCTACGATTTGTGCGCAGAAAAAAAGTTTTACAAAAATTTTTGTACCAAAAGTTAACGCCGCTGAAGCAGCCCTAGTTCCAGGTATTGAAGTTAAGCCAGTTGAGACTTTGCGTGAAGTAATTAATTATTTAATTGGTAAAGACGATATCTCTAGTTTTGTAGCTAGTGAGTTAATTTTAAAAAATGACATTATACCATTTGATTTTTCTGAAGTGCGTGGTCAAGAGCATGTTAAGCGCGCTTTAGAAATTGCAGCAGCTGGTGCTCATAATGTTTTTAGGTTATGGACAACAACCCCCAGTATTTAG
- a CDS encoding tryptophan-rich sensory protein, giving the protein MKNKHIVLLISCIVLSQLVGLLGSVLSIGTPNDWYSQLEKSSLSPSALFATIAWVVMFLLLGISLYLVLLDVVNNKKINDKLFNRAMAVLIIQWILNIAWSFIFFYVRSASLAMLDLVALIFAVIILMYYFYRLRPLAAYLLIPYLVWLLFDAYMNLVILQLN; this is encoded by the coding sequence ATGAAAAATAAACACATTGTGTTATTAATATCATGCATCGTTTTATCACAACTAGTTGGTCTTTTGGGCAGCGTGTTGAGCATAGGCACGCCTAATGATTGGTATTCACAGTTAGAAAAATCATCATTAAGCCCATCGGCTTTGTTTGCCACAATAGCCTGGGTGGTAATGTTTCTTTTACTTGGAATTAGTTTGTATCTTGTTTTGTTGGACGTAGTTAACAATAAAAAAATTAATGATAAATTATTTAATCGTGCCATGGCTGTTTTGATTATTCAGTGGATATTAAATATTGCCTGGTCATTTATTTTTTTCTATGTAAGAAGTGCTTCTTTGGCTATGCTTGATTTAGTAGCTTTGATTTTTGCGGTTATTATTTTAATGTATTATTTCTACCGTTTACGTCCTCTAGCAGCCTACTTGCTCATACCGTATTTAGTCTGGTTATTGTTTGATGCTTATATGAATTTAGTAATTTTGCAATTGAACTAG
- a CDS encoding membrane lipoprotein lipid attachment site-containing protein, translating to MKKIVYILPLLLILTGCSNDSGYSSSYDDSPSYSESFIDESEELDTTRNDGTHSVEACNNTTGDCYDLDAEISDGEVEQIQFSNGGHLDLDGATLDEDGSASGDSYTDSEGYDGDTWDVTCTDCE from the coding sequence ATGAAAAAAATAGTTTATATATTACCCCTATTACTTATTCTAACTGGTTGTTCGAATGATAGCGGTTATTCAAGTAGCTACGACGACTCACCAAGTTACTCTGAATCCTTTATTGATGAATCAGAAGAGCTTGATACCACCAGAAACGACGGCACTCATTCTGTAGAAGCTTGTAATAATACCACTGGTGATTGTTATGATTTAGATGCAGAAATTTCTGACGGAGAAGTGGAGCAAATACAGTTTTCCAATGGTGGTCATTTAGATTTAGATGGGGCTACACTAGACGAAGATGGTAGTGCATCTGGTGATAGTTATACAGATTCAGAGGGATATGATGGAGATACTTGGGATGTTACATGCACTGATTGTGAATAA
- the lgt gene encoding prolipoprotein diacylglyceryl transferase — protein sequence MNIYYWLHSYSPYPIALQIGNLTIYWYGVMLALAIIFALLVFLYLGLRNNLSVDNILDASTWLIIGGIIGARLYDVILELPYYINHPTSIYKIWQGGLAIHGGIIGGLIVLLVFSKLKKINIWKIIGALVPGLALGQAIGRWGNWFNQELFGRPTNLSWGIPINLFKRPVGYESYDYFQPTFLYESILLLVVSCWLFVLVKNKKVNDKLILAFYLISYGLIRFILELIKIDSTPSIFNLRWPQIVSLIMIMAGVCLVFLKNKKAVI from the coding sequence ATGAACATATATTATTGGCTACATTCTTACTCCCCATATCCAATTGCCCTACAAATTGGAAACCTAACAATTTATTGGTATGGTGTGATGCTAGCTTTGGCGATTATTTTTGCTTTGCTAGTTTTTTTGTATTTAGGTTTAAGAAATAATTTAAGTGTAGATAATATTTTAGATGCTTCAACCTGGTTAATTATTGGTGGCATAATTGGCGCGCGTCTTTATGATGTTATTTTAGAATTACCATATTATATAAATCACCCGACTAGTATTTATAAAATTTGGCAAGGCGGCTTAGCGATTCATGGTGGAATAATCGGCGGTTTAATCGTGTTGCTAGTTTTTTCGAAATTAAAAAAAATAAATATTTGGAAAATAATTGGCGCACTTGTGCCTGGATTAGCTTTAGGTCAAGCGATTGGACGATGGGGCAATTGGTTTAATCAAGAGTTATTTGGTCGTCCAACTAATTTATCATGGGGAATTCCGATTAATCTTTTTAAGCGACCAGTGGGTTATGAAAGTTACGATTATTTTCAGCCAACCTTTTTATATGAATCAATCTTGTTGCTAGTAGTTAGTTGTTGGTTGTTTGTGTTAGTAAAGAATAAAAAAGTTAATGATAAATTAATTTTAGCTTTCTATTTAATTAGCTACGGTTTGATTCGTTTTATCTTAGAGCTCATAAAAATAGATTCAACTCCGAGTATTTTTAATTTACGCTGGCCACAGATAGTAAGTTTGATTATGATCATGGCTGGTGTTTGTTTAGTTTTTTTAAAAAATAAAAAAGCGGTCATCTGA
- a CDS encoding O-antigen ligase family protein: MTFLIVALIALAFAIVAFKKFDLATLILIGALPLYVVRFSFLNIPSTLLEILILILFAVWLYKNYQTIFKNLKNNLVVKKISNRYPFDWELIAWLIVSLLAAVVAGLSFKSLGIWRAYFFEPALLFIIFVNVFSTKEKVIKAAYALSVSALVISLIATFQYLTGLFIPNDFWAQAASRRATSLFPYPNAVALYLAPSIFFLSGTLPTFYNKNKKIFSFVVVSILFSLLAILFAKSEGAIFAIASVYAIGLVLISKRSRQIFLVLFIALILGLTIVPAFKDYFIDRVSLNNFSGQVRKIQWRETINMLYQGRILTGAGLANYQTAVAPFHQVGFFFNKEKLPQAEFTKRVNEDPSYRTSHWQPLETYLYPHNIILNFWSELGLLGLLLFIWLVVRYLQIGVKAYCLALKDKDQFAWVIFGLLLAMLAIIIHGIVDVPYFKNDLAILFWLWLALVGVSYKILNGSPLSRG; this comes from the coding sequence ATGACTTTTTTAATAGTTGCTTTAATTGCTCTAGCTTTTGCTATCGTTGCTTTCAAAAAATTTGATTTAGCAACTTTAATTTTAATTGGGGCCCTGCCTTTATATGTTGTTCGTTTTTCTTTCTTAAATATTCCCTCAACTCTACTAGAGATTTTAATTTTAATTTTGTTTGCTGTTTGGTTATATAAAAATTACCAAACTATTTTTAAAAACCTCAAGAATAATTTAGTAGTTAAAAAAATTTCCAATCGCTATCCTTTTGATTGGGAATTAATTGCTTGGCTAATCGTCTCTTTGCTGGCTGCGGTTGTGGCTGGCTTATCTTTTAAGTCTTTAGGAATTTGGCGGGCTTATTTTTTTGAACCAGCCTTGTTGTTTATAATTTTTGTTAATGTTTTTTCCACTAAAGAAAAAGTTATTAAAGCAGCTTATGCTCTAAGTGTTTCAGCTTTGGTAATTTCTTTAATCGCGACTTTTCAATATTTAACAGGTCTATTTATTCCAAATGATTTTTGGGCTCAAGCTGCTAGCCGAAGAGCCACCTCGCTTTTCCCTTATCCTAATGCGGTTGCTTTATATTTAGCACCAAGCATTTTTTTCTTAAGCGGAACCTTGCCAACTTTTTACAATAAAAATAAAAAAATATTTAGTTTTGTTGTTGTTTCAATTTTGTTTTCTTTATTAGCAATTTTATTTGCCAAATCAGAAGGAGCAATTTTTGCTATCGCTTCAGTTTATGCCATCGGATTAGTTTTGATCAGTAAGCGATCAAGACAGATATTTTTAGTTTTATTTATTGCTTTAATTTTAGGCTTAACAATCGTACCTGCTTTTAAAGATTATTTTATTGATAGAGTGTCACTAAATAATTTTTCCGGACAGGTTAGAAAGATTCAGTGGCGAGAAACTATTAATATGCTTTATCAAGGGAGAATATTAACTGGTGCGGGTCTAGCTAATTATCAAACAGCCGTAGCACCTTTTCATCAGGTAGGTTTTTTCTTTAATAAAGAGAAGTTGCCTCAAGCAGAGTTTACCAAGCGCGTTAACGAGGATCCTAGCTATCGCACTAGCCATTGGCAGCCCTTAGAAACCTATTTATATCCACATAATATTATTCTCAACTTTTGGAGTGAATTAGGGCTGTTAGGGCTTTTACTGTTTATTTGGCTAGTTGTTAGATATTTACAAATTGGCGTTAAAGCCTATTGTTTAGCCTTAAAAGATAAGGATCAGTTCGCCTGGGTCATTTTTGGCTTGCTTTTAGCCATGTTAGCCATTATCATCCATGGCATAGTTGATGTGCCTTATTTTAAGAATGACCTAGCAATTTTGTTTTGGCTGTGGTTAGCTTTAGTTGGTGTGTCATATAAGATATTAAATGGGTCCCCGCTTTCGCGAGGATAA
- a CDS encoding pseudouridine synthase — protein MKIVLQKLIASSGLCSRHEAERMILSGRVIVNGRTGRLGERAEATDEIMVDHKKLSFTNNFLYIKLHKPAGFVCTTRVFPGEKNIFSLLTTKKVLGIVGRLDKESEGLVILTDDGELAYHLTHPKFGVKKVYVVTLGHDIGTDRSEEKKKIAELIEKFKKGVDIGLGDGVVRADHIKHLRGRTFEVTLGEGKKRQIRRMFRKLNCHVTRLSRVRIGPLTVGGVRRGEWKYISKEDVAKLKEYSKEIVVKKDRRYEAKKDTTKTKAKKKFFGKQDPRNRKSFTSSKAKKPILKKTRNRK, from the coding sequence ATGAAGATAGTTTTACAAAAATTAATTGCCTCCTCGGGTCTTTGCTCAAGGCATGAGGCCGAGAGAATGATTTTATCTGGGCGCGTTATTGTTAATGGACGAACTGGTCGTTTAGGTGAGCGCGCTGAGGCGACTGACGAGATTATGGTTGATCATAAGAAATTATCTTTTACAAATAATTTTCTCTACATTAAGTTACACAAACCAGCCGGCTTTGTTTGTACGACCAGGGTTTTCCCTGGAGAAAAAAATATTTTTAGTCTGCTAACCACTAAAAAAGTTTTAGGTATTGTTGGCCGACTTGATAAAGAAAGTGAAGGCTTAGTTATTTTAACTGATGACGGAGAGCTAGCTTATCATTTAACCCATCCAAAATTTGGTGTTAAGAAAGTTTATGTTGTTACCCTGGGGCATGACATTGGAACTGACAGGTCGGAAGAAAAAAAGAAGATTGCTGAATTAATTGAAAAGTTTAAGAAAGGTGTTGATATTGGTTTAGGTGATGGCGTGGTACGAGCCGATCATATAAAACATTTACGAGGCAGAACTTTTGAAGTTACCTTAGGTGAAGGTAAGAAAAGGCAGATTAGAAGAATGTTTAGAAAATTAAATTGTCATGTCACGCGTTTATCGCGCGTTAGGATTGGACCCTTAACTGTTGGTGGGGTACGCCGGGGCGAATGGAAATATATAAGCAAAGAAGATGTCGCTAAATTAAAAGAATATAGCAAAGAAATTGTTGTAAAAAAGGATAGACGATATGAAGCTAAAAAAGACACAACAAAAACCAAGGCTAAGAAAAAGTTTTTTGGCAAGCAGGATCCGAGAAACAGAAAAAGTTTTACTAGCAGCAAGGCAAAGAAGCCTATTTTAAAAAAGACAAGAAACAGGAAGTAA
- the groL gene encoding chaperonin GroEL (60 kDa chaperone family; promotes refolding of misfolded polypeptides especially under stressful conditions; forms two stacked rings of heptamers to form a barrel-shaped 14mer; ends can be capped by GroES; misfolded proteins enter the barrel where they are refolded when GroES binds), translated as MSKQIIFGEEARAALKRGVDQLADAVKVTLGPKGRNVVLEKKYGAPHITKDGVTVAKDIELEDKFENIGAEIIKEATSKTGDAAGDGTTTATVLAQAMITEGLKLVSSGINPMELRKGIEERVTKIVANLKSISKEISTKEEIAQVASISANDKEIGTIIAEAMETVGKEGVITVEEGMSFGVEKEVVEGMQFDRGYVSPYMITNPEAMKAEMSEPYILLTDKKISSIQEILPLLEKVVQSGKKDIVVIADEIEGEALTTFIVNKLRGTFNVLGIKAPGFGDRRKAMLEDIAILTGGKVISEDLGLKLETTELADLGQARKVVVSKDNTTIVDGAGNKEAIKLRAEQIKKEIDLIESDFDKDKLKERLAKLSGGVAVIKVGAATETEMKEKKDRIEDALNATKAAVLEGVVPGGGIALLIASEVIAMLISGQEEKNPGAKVITNAVVQPFNWIINNAGLDSASILNQVVEQVKAGNKFAGFNALTDVIEKDMFEAGIIDPTKVVRSALENAASAAIMFLTTETVVADKPGEKEDDHGHSHGGGMMGM; from the coding sequence ATGTCTAAACAAATTATTTTTGGCGAAGAAGCACGCGCAGCTTTAAAGCGCGGCGTTGATCAGCTAGCCGATGCTGTGAAAGTTACACTTGGACCAAAGGGTAGAAATGTTGTTTTAGAAAAAAAATATGGTGCTCCACATATTACCAAAGATGGTGTAACAGTAGCGAAAGATATTGAGCTAGAAGATAAGTTTGAAAATATTGGTGCTGAAATAATTAAAGAAGCCACGTCTAAAACTGGTGATGCGGCTGGTGATGGAACAACTACCGCCACGGTTTTAGCTCAAGCTATGATTACTGAAGGTTTGAAATTAGTTTCCTCGGGCATAAATCCAATGGAACTTCGTAAGGGCATTGAAGAAAGAGTTACTAAAATTGTAGCTAACTTAAAAAGTATTTCTAAAGAAATTTCTACTAAAGAAGAAATTGCTCAAGTTGCTTCAATTTCAGCAAATGATAAAGAGATTGGTACTATTATTGCTGAAGCCATGGAAACCGTTGGTAAGGAAGGTGTGATTACAGTTGAAGAAGGTATGTCCTTTGGTGTTGAAAAAGAAGTGGTTGAAGGTATGCAATTTGATCGCGGATATGTTTCGCCTTACATGATTACTAATCCAGAAGCCATGAAGGCTGAAATGTCTGAGCCATACATTTTGTTAACTGATAAAAAGATTTCTTCTATTCAAGAAATTTTACCATTGCTAGAAAAAGTTGTTCAATCAGGTAAAAAAGATATTGTTGTAATTGCTGATGAAATTGAAGGCGAAGCTTTGACTACTTTTATTGTTAATAAATTGCGCGGCACCTTTAATGTTTTAGGTATTAAAGCTCCTGGTTTTGGTGATCGACGCAAAGCTATGTTAGAAGACATTGCTATCTTAACTGGTGGTAAAGTTATTTCTGAAGACTTAGGCTTGAAATTAGAAACCACTGAATTAGCTGATTTGGGACAAGCCAGAAAAGTTGTTGTTTCAAAAGATAATACTACTATTGTTGATGGCGCTGGTAATAAGGAAGCTATTAAATTACGTGCCGAACAAATTAAGAAAGAAATTGATTTAATTGAATCCGATTTTGATAAAGATAAATTAAAAGAACGCTTAGCTAAATTATCTGGTGGCGTAGCAGTGATTAAAGTTGGTGCTGCAACTGAAACAGAAATGAAAGAAAAGAAAGATAGGATTGAAGATGCGCTTAACGCGACCAAAGCCGCGGTACTCGAAGGCGTTGTGCCTGGCGGCGGCATTGCGCTATTAATTGCGAGTGAAGTTATTGCGATGTTGATATCTGGGCAAGAAGAAAAAAATCCAGGAGCCAAGGTTATAACCAACGCAGTTGTTCAGCCCTTTAATTGGATTATCAATAACGCTGGCCTAGACAGCGCTTCAATTCTAAATCAGGTTGTTGAGCAGGTTAAAGCTGGTAATAAGTTTGCTGGATTTAATGCCCTAACCGATGTGATTGAAAAGGACATGTTTGAAGCTGGAATTATTGACCCTACGAAAGTAGTCCGCTCAGCCCTTGAGAACGCTGCTTCAGCCGCGATTATGTTCTTAACTACGGAAACCGTGGTTGCTGATAAGCCAGGTGAAAAAGAAGATGATCATGGTCATAGTCATGGTGGTGGTATGATGGGAATGTAA
- a CDS encoding GIY-YIG nuclease family protein has product MTGGKVYYVYILSSKRNGTLYVGFTSSLLKRIEEHKNGKYCGFTKKYNIKRLVHFEIFDDPNTAIGREKDFKHWYRKWKINLIEKNNPTWRDLYYDVLRYEK; this is encoded by the coding sequence ATGACAGGAGGGAAAGTGTATTATGTTTATATTTTATCAAGTAAAAGGAATGGTACTCTTTACGTTGGGTTTACTAGTAGTTTGTTAAAAAGAATAGAAGAACATAAAAATGGCAAATATTGTGGTTTTACTAAAAAGTATAATATTAAGCGTTTGGTTCATTTTGAAATATTTGATGACCCAAATACAGCCATTGGTAGGGAAAAAGATTTTAAACATTGGTATAGAAAATGGAAAATAAATTTAATTGAGAAAAATAATCCCACCTGGCGGGACCTGTATTATGATGTTTTAAGATATGAAAAATAA
- a CDS encoding SH3 domain-containing protein, which yields MKNIIKDNWFKLVLVIFIVAIFIPLPSKAFLDCSQYGLMAYADYSGYCKCMSGYIWGKSFMGQPYCVSGSSYCYDNYGLGSEYDSYSNSCKCSSGYVWDNTFTGSRCVSCSEKYGIGAMSDYSSGGCKCMSGYIMNSDSYGNQRCLDGNQACRSKFGLYSSYNSSTNKCECYAGYTFNSENQCAEKQNNVYYKLIELDTAAKKAVIKSDYGGGYYSIEYGFGCFSGTFSRYLNKNIVINLGTNLRIERYDKVVLQDDNETCDITNIVMVDSNFFLVKKEIGVNFQTNNTECPLNSYLYNNTCYCNQGYITSADKTECIKQIQYVVVNNTINLREKASTSSRVIGQLKKNIKYEIIDLSNKDWVKIKFGNKNGWVSKKLVSIK from the coding sequence ATGAAAAATATTATAAAAGATAATTGGTTTAAATTAGTTTTAGTTATCTTTATTGTAGCTATTTTTATTCCTCTACCATCTAAAGCTTTTTTGGATTGTTCACAATATGGGTTAATGGCATATGCAGATTATTCTGGATATTGTAAATGCATGAGTGGTTACATTTGGGGTAAAAGCTTTATGGGCCAGCCATATTGTGTAAGTGGTTCCTCATATTGTTATGACAATTATGGTTTAGGGTCCGAATATGATAGCTACAGTAATAGCTGTAAATGTAGTAGTGGCTATGTTTGGGATAATACTTTTACGGGAAGTAGATGTGTCTCTTGTTCTGAGAAATATGGGATAGGCGCTATGTCAGATTATTCAAGCGGAGGATGTAAGTGCATGAGTGGCTATATTATGAATTCTGATTCATATGGTAACCAAAGATGTTTAGATGGCAATCAAGCTTGTAGAAGTAAGTTTGGACTTTATTCTTCTTATAACTCATCAACAAACAAGTGTGAATGTTATGCAGGGTACACCTTTAATAGTGAAAATCAGTGCGCAGAAAAACAAAACAATGTTTATTATAAATTAATAGAATTAGATACAGCTGCCAAAAAGGCAGTTATAAAAAGTGATTATGGTGGTGGTTATTATTCTATTGAATATGGATTTGGTTGTTTTAGCGGAACATTTAGTAGATATCTTAATAAAAACATAGTTATTAATTTGGGGACTAATTTAAGAATAGAGCGCTATGACAAAGTTGTCCTGCAAGATGATAATGAGACTTGCGATATCACAAATATAGTGATGGTAGATTCCAATTTCTTCTTGGTAAAAAAAGAAATAGGGGTAAATTTTCAAACTAACAATACAGAGTGTCCGTTGAATTCATATTTATACAACAATACTTGTTACTGTAATCAGGGGTATATCACTAGTGCTGATAAAACAGAATGTATAAAACAAATTCAATATGTAGTGGTAAATAATACAATCAACTTAAGAGAAAAGGCAAGTACAAGTTCAAGGGTTATTGGTCAACTTAAGAAAAATATAAAGTATGAAATTATTGATTTGTCTAATAAAGACTGGGTTAAAATTAAATTTGGAAATAAAAATGGATGGGTTTCAAAAAAATTAGTTAGCATCAAATAA
- a CDS encoding NAD(P)H-dependent oxidoreductase has product MSLYIPIVLGTARVGRKSELVANYVLSYVKKLGAETELIDVRDYIQGSTYGSNEKINSWKEIANIADALIIVTPEYNHGYPGELKILLDNIYHELSHKPLGLIGVSSGTIGGARAIEQLKLLAIEFHMIPVRTSVYFGPIASLFDDTNNIKDEAEWDKKMAGLTDELLWYAKTLQAPRQDLPKEN; this is encoded by the coding sequence ATGTCATTATATATTCCAATTGTTCTGGGTACAGCTAGGGTTGGTCGAAAGTCAGAGTTAGTAGCTAATTATGTTTTGTCATATGTAAAAAAGCTAGGAGCAGAAACAGAGCTGATTGATGTTAGAGATTATATTCAAGGTTCTACTTATGGCTCAAATGAGAAAATAAATTCATGGAAAGAAATAGCTAATATAGCCGATGCTCTAATAATTGTTACGCCGGAGTATAATCATGGCTATCCTGGTGAATTAAAGATATTATTAGATAATATTTATCACGAACTAAGTCATAAGCCTTTAGGTTTAATCGGGGTTTCTAGCGGAACAATCGGAGGCGCCCGCGCGATTGAACAATTAAAATTATTGGCGATTGAGTTTCATATGATACCAGTTAGAACTAGTGTTTACTTTGGTCCAATCGCTAGCTTGTTTGATGATACAAATAATATAAAAGATGAAGCTGAATGGGATAAGAAAATGGCCGGCTTAACAGATGAGCTCTTGTGGTATGCCAAAACTTTGCAGGCGCCGCGGCAGGATTTACCCAAGGAAAATTAA
- a CDS encoding EamA family transporter, which translates to MWLFVAISSYFLNAGVYVADKFLLSRKIHSSIVYAFYVGIWSIGNFVLLFFDPWVPRPTILLLDLLAGFIFLCTLVFWYKALHQSEATRVVPIVGALTPVFSFLFSFIFLGAKLEPQSLAAFIVLIAGGLLISIKKTRLHIIGEVFGRVKEVVGNTVGRVAAEARPTRRLLINSLMSAVFFAAYYVFIKYIYSHTGQPFIAAFAWSRLGSFLGVLAILFVPSWRRLINESKTHENRTPKQLAFFFLVRLGAAAAFIMLNWAVSLGDNVSMINALQGTQYVFLLILVLVLAKKYPGVLDEELGKGVVMQKVLGIILVMLGLYLLVA; encoded by the coding sequence ATGTGGCTTTTTGTTGCAATTAGTTCTTACTTTTTAAATGCCGGAGTTTATGTGGCCGACAAATTTTTGTTGTCTAGAAAAATTCACTCCTCTATTGTCTATGCTTTTTATGTCGGCATCTGGAGCATCGGAAATTTTGTTTTATTATTTTTTGATCCATGGGTGCCAAGGCCAACTATTTTATTACTCGATCTTCTAGCTGGTTTTATTTTTCTTTGTACTTTGGTTTTTTGGTATAAAGCTTTGCACCAAAGTGAAGCCACGAGAGTTGTGCCAATCGTTGGCGCTTTAACTCCTGTTTTTTCATTTTTATTCTCCTTCATTTTTTTAGGCGCTAAACTAGAGCCCCAGTCTTTGGCGGCCTTTATTGTGTTAATTGCTGGTGGTTTACTGATTTCTATTAAGAAGACACGTTTACATATTATTGGCGAAGTATTTGGTCGTGTTAAAGAAGTAGTTGGCAATACCGTGGGTAGGGTTGCAGCTGAAGCTAGACCAACTCGTCGTTTGCTTATCAACTCATTAATGTCAGCGGTTTTTTTTGCAGCATATTACGTGTTCATAAAGTATATTTATTCCCACACAGGCCAACCTTTTATTGCAGCTTTTGCTTGGTCTCGTTTGGGGAGTTTTTTGGGAGTGTTAGCAATTTTGTTTGTGCCTAGTTGGCGTCGCTTAATTAATGAGTCAAAGACACATGAAAATAGGACGCCAAAGCAATTAGCCTTTTTCTTTTTAGTCCGTTTGGGTGCGGCTGCAGCTTTTATCATGCTTAACTGGGCAGTCAGCTTGGGCGATAATGTTTCTATGATTAACGCCTTGCAAGGCACACAATATGTCTTCCTATTAATTCTAGTTTTGGTATTAGCAAAAAAGTATCCTGGAGTTTTGGACGAAGAACTTGGTAAAGGCGTTGTTATGCAAAAAGTTCTAGGAATTATTTTGGTCATGCTTGGTTTATATTTACTTGTCGCCTAG
- a CDS encoding co-chaperone GroES, producing the protein MNLKPLADYLIVKPLVEETTTKSGIVLPDTVDKEKPEKGEVIATGPGKTLESGNTATMSVKVGDKVMFRKYAPDEIKVDGNDYLVIRESDVMLIME; encoded by the coding sequence ATGAACTTAAAACCATTAGCCGATTATTTAATTGTTAAACCTTTAGTCGAAGAAACTACAACTAAATCCGGCATTGTTCTACCTGATACGGTTGATAAAGAAAAACCAGAAAAAGGTGAAGTCATTGCGACTGGTCCTGGTAAAACTTTAGAAAGTGGCAACACGGCCACTATGTCAGTTAAAGTTGGCGATAAGGTTATGTTTAGAAAATATGCACCTGATGAAATTAAAGTTGACGGTAATGATTATTTAGTAATTCGTGAGTCTGATGTTATGTTAATAATGGAATAA
- a CDS encoding DUF5659 domain-containing protein, with product MTKNYYKDLYQTKDSEIATILYSMKQVLDTTFWENGSCFFVFANKDKCEKIISDYLNDKITIGAKSLMESVRTIKSIVKGAF from the coding sequence ATGACTAAAAATTACTATAAAGATTTATATCAAACTAAAGATAGCGAAATCGCGACTATTCTATATTCCATGAAGCAGGTTTTGGATACTACTTTTTGGGAAAACGGGAGTTGTTTCTTTGTGTTTGCCAATAAGGATAAGTGTGAAAAAATTATATCGGATTATTTAAATGACAAAATTACAATAGGGGCTAAGTCTCTAATGGAATCAGTAAGAACCATCAAAAGTATAGTTAAGGGCGCTTTCTAA
- a CDS encoding helix-turn-helix domain-containing protein — translation MESIEDIISRNVKFVSIPKVKNRGNFTMVPNSFITSKELSVYEKMTWIVIKKYLMIHRTCWPSISTIAKNVPCSESSVKKAIKGLELKSYISKEKKLNHRSNVYKVMNGSP, via the coding sequence ATGGAAAGTATAGAAGATATTATATCTAGAAATGTTAAATTCGTTAGTATCCCTAAAGTAAAAAATAGGGGAAATTTTACTATGGTGCCAAATAGTTTTATTACCTCAAAGGAGCTATCTGTTTATGAAAAAATGACTTGGATAGTAATAAAAAAATATTTGATGATTCATCGTACTTGTTGGCCGAGTATATCAACTATTGCTAAGAATGTTCCCTGTAGTGAATCTAGTGTAAAAAAAGCGATTAAGGGGTTAGAGCTTAAGAGTTATATTTCAAAAGAAAAAAAATTAAACCATAGAAGTAATGTTTATAAAGTTATGAATGGTTCTCCGTAA